TGTCACGCGGCTCGGGAATAGAATATCATTACAACGCTACTAGCGGTTGAAATTAACATTAGATGTAGCGGAGTTTTTATCATACGAGTTCAATTTGTCCTTTCTTATAGAAGTTGATTGTTATTCCCACCATTTTTTATCATAATTTAGAATAAAGACGGGAACATACAACTGAAACGCCATATCACACGATATACTTCGCTTAATTTTATTCAAGGCGCATAGTGCTTCGAGaagaatagtttttttattgctcCGAAATGCTTAAGTCCGcaccagtggtggatttaacgggCCGCCGataagcagttgccgcctgaGTCTTTGCCCAGAAGGCCCCGAACTTCCCAAAAAATTATGATCTTGTCcaaaaactatatttatttatttaatttttttaatttaatttaattatattttttttcgtttcctataattttcataCGCGCGTTTGTAACTccgtgtatacagggtgtcccagaacgtttgccacctgggctattttccttaaatccacTTATCACTTATCTGTGGCCCAGTGTGAGAGCTTATTAAGAAACTGATAAATATTGAAGGACGCGTATAAGTGTACATACACATAAGTGTACATACACAGTACTGTTAAACATTAATTTATTGTATAAATTTACATTCTTTCAACATATATATGCATATCACTTGTTTGCTCTTGCCAATACATGCTTTTACAATCTCATGTTTCACAAGTCTTAGATCATTGCATGGAAGGTACACTGAAAATTCCTGTTACTTATAAAAGAGAAAACAGAACAGGGAGCAAATAACTTAACACAACAAGTATCCTCCCTTCGATATGACAGCGCTATGCTGGAGGATAAGTTAACAAACTGGGTTCCCTAGAACTGTATCATAAACTTATATACAGGGTATAATAAACACCTAAATTCTCGACTTTAGCgacttcgaatatttcaaatACGAAATGTAGCTAGACAATAATTTGATTCTCCGAATCTCATTTCGTTTAGAAAATGGAGCATGTTaaaagaaatgcatcaaatccGGGATAAGCATGCTTCACTCTGCATTCAATGTATCACatattttaacatttaaaatggTATTAACGATTGTAAATAATACGAAAATTAGCTTGTAAATATAATCACctaattcaatatttttcatGAGAAGGTAAATCGAGGAGAAGTCCTCTCGATTATACCTTATACACATAACAAATGCATATTCTTTCTAATCGTTAGAGCAGCGCTGTCCAAAGTctctcccgcgggagcttagggttctcccactctcgtccgcgttgtcagggataccgcgcgacgctaaccgcgaaggcgctagccgggctagcccgtcatggcagcatttttagcgtcgcgcggtctccttgacaacggaaggcacgctgtgcgagagaaagattggaaggggaatcaggcgcgtgaggggcccctacgctgggcAGCGCTGCGTTAGACGTTCGCACTGCGTGTACTAAATAACTGATTGGTACGCAAGTGCCCCTTAAAAGGAAGTAACAAATGCTGCGGTATTTGCACAAGTATCAATTGTAAAACCTGATAACACTTGTTCGCAGAGATACACTTATCTTTCTTGCTTTTCTCATTCCTCGGTCGGAGGATCGGTGTATAATAACACTTGCGTACACGTGTCCGGTACATCGCGACTGGCGCGTAGTAAATGTGAAACAGCGTAAGGAGGCGGTGGTAATGTATCAGCAATTACACagcaaatatatatacacacgtgATAAAATCGAAATGGCAACTCTAGAGGGTAAATAATTCGTAAATAAGTTTACGTGTTATAAATCGTTTTATAAACTTGCACGCTCTCGAAATCCGCATCAttcgtatataaaaaaataatttcgcagCAAGTTCGGTTGTCAACTTCCTTTTAATTACATGTGAGTTAACAAGTCATATGTGTGAAGATTACGGTGCAAGTTATCATCCGCGATCTCCGATCGAAaatctcgattttcatttaacaAATATACAATGTAAATAACAGAAAACTTTAACAGATTGTAAAAATGCGGCGCGTCGTTAAAAGCAACACTTCTGAGCTCGTGTATAAATATATAGCAACAAAAGATTCGAAGAAAGAATTAGTATAATATTCACACATATGACGAATATGCATAAACGCATTCCCTGCTTTCATTTGTTCATATACAACGTTAAATTTCTGGATAAAATAATTATCCCCGAATATAGTAGTAGATATCTCCCGATCTTTGCACTTTAAAAATCACTCTGTCCGCGTACAGACGTCTATTCAGCGTTCGGATTACAAGATATAAGAAAAAATGATCGGTTTATCCAGACGCGTTACAGTACCATtctttaaacatttatatagccatcggctcggttaaAATTTAGAGGAAATAAAAGGATGTTCTCATTGCACTAGCTCTCGAAAGCTCCACGACGCCGGAAGAGAGGCTGTTATACGATAAATGTGAGACAGGTAACTTTCGAAACGGTTGGGAAAGTAACAGTTCCAATAAAACGTTATGTTACACTGTACACATTCTCTACGGATACAATTTATAGCTGGGCTCTAGCCTGGCGTACTCGTACAACTTTAATAACTATTCACAACCGAATGAGGAGACAAGTTAGAAGCTTAGCTAATAAAAATCAAGTATCCCTTCAAGTGTTATTCGTATATTACAAGTTCTACGTAATTTGCGATGTACAAGTCCATGGCAAAACTGTATGGGAAATCGAGCATGGAGCTCTGACCGTCCCCTCCAACAGAATCACACGTCTCTCAGTTTGTCGTGTTAGTGCATTTGAAAAGATATCAAAGAATAACGGATGCTTCTTTCGCCATTGCTCCTTTAAGAGTCGCTCGCCTACGTTGTCATGAGAGCGTATTCCTACTACCTCGCGGCTGGCATCTTTTCGAGAAAGTCCTGCTCGATCACTGTCTCCAGTTGCGTGATGTTCAATGGCGCTTGGGTGTCGCTCGACCTGCGGCTGAGCGTCGTGAAGAAATAATGCAGATCTTGTAACGAACGGATGTTGTTCGACGTTAACAGAAGTTCACCGGGTGTCGCTTTAGCGAAGCTGGACTCTTGTTTGTACTGCAACAGAACACGTGTGACGCAAGGCTCTTAACTGATCTTCAaacgatataaatataaaaagtacAATTTTGGCATTAACGCAGTAGCGCGCTAAACGCTCGATAAACcctgttatttataaattgaacaCACATTTGTTCTCGCTGAAATCACTCCCTCCTCCATTCATTTTCATCTAAATAGCGTGAAAATATTACGCAACCTCTGGAGATACAGATTTTGGGTAGAGGAACGGTTTTATGTTTGATATTTACGAAATTCTGGGAAAAATCAAGCGACTATGATGCACAATGTAATGTTAAATATAATTCAAGCACCCAACTGGTAACGCTAAGGGTTATTGGCGTGGTTTCAAAAATAAAGTATACATATACGTTTCCCATGTAGCTAAAATAAGTATTTCATCAGTGAAAGCGCTTAAGAGCAGTGCACGCGTACTTTGGTTGGACAAATGGTTCGAGgaacaaagaaattaaaaaaagtgaaGAATTAAGCAGGCGATTGCGCGAAACTACTGACTTTTCGACCTGAACGGAATTGCTAGTGCGCGATACAGTCAGATAGCTAATGTACAATGAATTCCTTCTTTTAATACAATTACAAAAGAATTCAATTGTTACTAATTGAGACGAATGTGCAAGCTGCACAGTGTTAATTGAGTACACTCATATGCAATAATAGTGAAAGATCGTACAGAGTTCACTGCCAGTCAGTTTAAAAGTGGCCATGGCAGTGACTGGACTAAAAACAGTCGCTCACTTCATCTTTTACCTTCCAGTGGTAATAAATGCGCGTAAGTGTTATACGTaatcatataaatttataaatgtaaaaggaaattaACGTGGGCTTAGTGTAACAATTTCTGACTACTCCCTCGCATCCACGAACGTCCTCTGTTATAATCTTCGACTAGATCTTTTATCCACTATTTCATCTAAAATCCAAACTGTAAATATTTCTCGATAAAAGTATTAAAGTTCACGAATATGCTAATTTATTTCGCGAAATAAAGACGAGAGAAATAAGAATGCAGTTACGAATTATAACTACATCATTTTTAATGGGCTTCACTTGAGCTAATTGGTAGTAATTACTAGAAATTAAATGACATAAACCGGTATACCGGGCCGCCGATTTTTATCCGGATTACCCATGTAACATTCCATTCTGCAGACTTAACGCTTTATTCTACGACGGATCAATTTATTTTAGAATACACGGATGACTCTGATTACACAGACCTGGAATTCTACGAAGAAATGCCAATTAGTTTCGAGAATTTCGACCACGATAATGTGAATATCGTTCAAGACGATTTTTATATCACGAGTGACTTTGAGGATGCAGTCGGACGAGGACGTCGATGTGACGTTTGTCCTGACCTCCCATTCAAGATCATCAACGATGATACAGCGAAGGGAAGCTCGCCTAATGCACGATTAGATTGGTACAAGCCGCAGAAAGTGTATCGGTATACCAAGCATAGGATCCCCGGGTACGATTACGTAGAGCTCGATCATGTGATTACAAGGAACGTTCAGCAATGCGACGAAAGGTCTGTCTGGACCCACTGCGTCTGCCAGTTCACTTGCTCCGAGCCAGACGCAGTAGATTGTTACACGCCATGCAAAAGTGGATGCGAGTGCAAAGAAGAATACGTCTTCGACGAGAAAACACAGCAGTGCTCGCTGCCAGAGCACTGTTCCCAGAAGGAAGAGGATTTCATTTACTAATACATCATCGAAGCTGAGCTAACCGAAGTAAGGGGTGCACTGCTTTTAGCTGCGCTTTCAACATTGTCCACGCTTTGTAAAACACAACAGCGTACTGAACTTCCATCGATTTCAATAAATTGCAACAGGAAGACTTATGAAACCAAGCGTAAGATGTTTCTTTCAAACGAACCTTGCTGTCCATCAGCTTCGCTATTCTTGTAATGTGTGGTACGAAATCAGAGCACAAGTTATTGTTCTCCATGCATCCAGCTGCCGAGTCTCCAACGAATGCCCATCTATACCTGTAAAATGGATGCAAACTTCTGCGTAAAGCTTCTCTTCGAAAGGTTCGCCGATAGCAAAGGCTTTCACTTACATTTGAAACTGTGGAAGCCTGTGCGCAGGTAAGAGCAGCGCTAGGTCTAGCAACTTGGCAGCGGCAAGCTGCAACTGCAACCAATGAGGATGGCCATGTGCCTGGAGCCCGTTACTGGCGTTCACAGCCCAAGACGAGTCCAAAGCTGAGAGCAGTTTTATGTGCGAGCTGtatgaaattacaaaaataaagtcCATTTAAAACAGGTGCTCCGGTTAACAAATTCTACGATTCATTTCCTGAGAAAGTAATTCTGGTGTATTGCGATTATAAGCGAGAAAACGAAACAAACATAAATTCCATGGATTATCTATAATGTAACTACCATCATTTGACGCTACGAAATATTCAATATTATGTCTCCCCACTTGGAACAAAGTATCTAATTTTATTACGTGTACGAGAAATAATTCCAAGGTACAGGGGCAACTGTAACTTTTAGATACATTGTTCGGGAGTCGAAATCTTGTCTTTGTAAACGTTAATATGCAAGAAGCATTCAATTACCTGCCATGACGACTGATGTCCCAACACCAATCAATTTATGGAGGCATCACAAATTCCACCAAATCGCGGATACCGAAACAGAGCCAAAAACAATATGACATTAGGTATTGTTAATGTTAGTAAGGAGTAAATACACACAGTTTTATTAGAGCACAGCACATTATACGCCAAGGAAAGGCTACAAGATACGTTAAGTGATAGATCAAAGCCGCATGGTAAAAACTCAAAATTGATATTCagttaaggggagaagaccgtataaatcgaacgaaaaatagaaacaaatttttttccctaaatcgcttctaaaacattttaaaactatattctcaaagttataggcgAAATTCAACTCCGTTTTGAtaatataatgttaaataaagtacccttaaagttacgaaaggattagcgcattggtatctttgcaaaaaattcctaaaaattgatacaaaaataagccgtGTATACGAGCTTCTCCCCTTAACTTATAAATTGATTCGTTTCCCATACAGGAATCCATACACGGCTGTTACCATTTAAAAATCGTAATTGTACATCACTTTCGCGTGGTAAATCTTTCAATTAAGATCTCTGTAATTTCATGCGTCGAAAGCACCCAAATCCCAAAAGCAGAGTGATTTTGATAGTGGAGGATTTGAAGCGTTTCTGTACCTGAATTCTTCGCTATCCGCATTCAATTCCTGTTCAATGTATAGGAAGACTTGAACAAGTTCGCTGACAATTACTGGCCACAAGGAAGTGGCATGCTGCGGTGACATTCTTAGAAGTAGAActcgaaaacaaagaaacacttGCGCCTGAATAGATGGAATCACTTGTGGTAGCCGTAGACTGTCAGCCAGTCGCTCTAGTTACAAAAGGAATAGAGAAGTTATTCATGCGAAACCGAACAAAGTATGTACCGATGTATTTACCAGGCTCACCTTGAATTTCTGGCATGTACTTATGATACTGATCCATTTCGCTGCAAAGTATTACGTACGCTAATCTTTTCAAGAGCTGAGCCTTCTGCTCGTACTCCTGCTCCTTCGAAGAGAATATACTGATACTGCTACTCTGAGACATGGAAACGCGATCTGTAACAGAATAGAGTAGTAAGCAAGATTCATTCGCAAGGAAAGCGTCTTAGAGACTATGCGAGGGAATTACTCATTAGATCCCGGAAGGTTGTATTGTCGTGTGTCATTAAATTGTCTATGATAGTTCTCCAGTAAGGTAGACAGGCAGGGGTCATCTGAAAGAAAGCTGAATCTAGCAGGAGATCCAATACATCCTTGCGCCAAGCTTTCCTTGTGTACTGGTAGCCAGATAAGGAACTCAGTAATTGAGAACAAGCAGTGAACGAGGCAATATTCTTTGTCCTGAAAGTAGTTGAGTTAGTAAAACGTAGCGTAGTAATGGAAATATGTAAAGTACGTTAAACGAGGAAGGATCTTACGAGTGATTTTTAAGATATGGCGTAACATTATACATGAGATTAGTTAACAGTGTCACTACGCGTTCCTTTTCTTGAGAGCCATAACTAACATCGAATAAAGGTGCTAATATTTCTGCGAGCACTGCTTGAGCTTGTACACTGAACGCTGCGTTAGGCGGTGTACCAGGTGTTACTGTAATGGAACATTGTATAGTTAACTGTTACATTAAGGCGAGATTACTATATTAAGGGGAGAACCTGGTTTAGAAGGCGGAAAAAAGGCGATTCTCGcgaattttcttaacaaagaaaaataaattcgatcTTTCCAAAAGTTCATCGACGATGTAAGTttatgaaaattaagaaaaacttcgattttttacTTCGGGCCAGAATTAAAGGCTCCATTTTCTCGCCATTTCACAATTCCAACCTCGGCGCGATAAACTTGAAATTTTgctataaattttttcttttgtatcgtgtaaatatatattaaaatacccctaaaattTTGGGAAGgtcgaatttatttttctttgttaaaaaaattcgcgaaaatatCTTTTTTCAGCGTCCTATAGCAGATTATCTCTTAAGGCAACATGGcagtaaaatagaaaaagaaactaATAGAGAAAGAAATGTTCTAAATAAAAAGCACATTACGCACCGGTACCGCCTTTGCCTTCTTTACCTTCCGAAGATCCTTCGGCAACTTCGAAGGCGTCTTCTCTCACTGCTAAGTTCCTTCTTAGCCACGTGGTTTGTTCTAAGCACGCTCCTGCTATTTGCGAGCATGACTCGACGAGCTGAAATTTCAAACAGTGCCCAATTGACCACACGGAAAGGTTTATTAAAAGAGCAGAGCACATACCTTCGCTGACACATCCTGAAGGTCCCTTATATCTTTCTTCTCCTGCATGGGGGGACACTTCTGTACATATTCATTTAAAATGGCTAACAAAAGGAATTGAGCAGGTGCCGTTAGGGATAGGCCATCCTTGAGCAAACCGAGTAACGATGCCCAAGATTCGATAACAGACTGAGACGTGTTACTTTGCATATATACATAAAGTAATTCTAACACAGAAACTTCCAGCGAAAAGTCTTGTTTAACTCCGTGAATGGGTGGTGGGTTCTTTACCACCTGATGCACAGTTTGTACCAAAGTGTCGATAGGCATCACACGAATTGCGCTTACTAAATGCACCATAACTTGCTGATTAGAACAAGCTTCTGGAAgcacctgcatgaaaatgtaAGACATATTTTAACGCATACGTATGATTAGTGGCAAGATATAATGAAGTGCAAATGTGATAAGAGAGGCACCTTTTTCGAATTGCTAGAGGGCTGTCGCCTTTCGTGCCAAGCAACGGCAATCGCAGCCAAAAAGTTTACGCCATGGTGAAAAGATATGGGAGACAAGAGTTCTAAAAGCTGGTGCTTTACTATTCTCGGACTACCCACCACGCAGCTGGCCTGTTCACTAAAATTGTATCGCAAAGAATTCATTCGCGAGTGTACGATTTCGAATAATTaacgaaataaataagaaatgaaaCAAACTTGTCCTTCGCTGCTAAGACTGCTTGCCAGAGAGTAGAAAGGGATGCGATTATTCTTGGTAGATGGCTCAAAGCAGTTCTCCTGGCATGCTGTTGTAATTCAGTCGCAGCATTCTTATCCTTTGATGTAGTAAGATCCTACGAAAGGAACGTAAAGTGTATTCTGTAGAACACTCCTTTGTTGGTAGAATTCTACACGTGAGTTTATAGCTTACGGGAGAAAGAGGGCTCGGCATAAACACGTGAATGAGATTGTTAAATATCTGCCCCGGATTTGCCCCAGGAATTCCAGTCTGAATTGTGCCACTCAAAGGCTGATTGAACGAAAAGCCAATTTGCTGCGATGTGTCCAACAAGCAGTAATGAAGTAAAAACGTTAGAGCTTCTAAGTGCGTGACTGTGTAATCCGCAGGAAGGCAACATTCTACTGTGCTGATGTCCTGCAGCTTTGTCGCTGATgttgtctcttcgttaatgtaATACGATGCCAAGTGCTCTATATTACAGCACAGTTGATGAATGACCGATGTCACTATTCCAGTTAACGAGGACCCCATGAAGGGAAGACTCGATGTAACAAGAGTTGTCCAATGCTGGTGCAAGTGTCGCATATGGTCCTACGGAGCAAAAAGGTAGCGTAAATGAAAGAAGTTCGAATTAACGATGTATAATAATTCGAATCCAACATTTACCAATTGTAAAGCGCTAAGTATGCTGGCGAGGAACATTGGTTGCTGCGGAATCTGTGCGCCAGGTACATACTTTAAGCTACTTCCTATGATATTAGGAGGAGTTCGCGTTGGGGTACTCGGTGTCGGAACTATCGGCGGACATATTTCTTCGCCTTTCTGGTTAACGCACTGGTGTTCCAACATGATTAAAGCTAGTAATAACCTTAAGTAATAATAAAGATGTGTCAGTGCAAAAGGCtactataaaaaataattgctaCGTTCATTTCGATTATTCACCTCAGTAATTGTATTTGGAAAGCTTCTGTGTGGTCGCTGGCTCTGTATTTGCACTTATTTACATCGTTATCTGTAATAGGGTCATTGAACAGTATTATCTCCTCGGTGAATGTGAATACCTCCTCGTTATCCTTGTGCGCATTCTTCATATTCAGCACACTAGATACGAGGCAATGCAGCGCAACCTTTTGTACTTTACATTTCGTGAGCAGATCGACTATGTAACAACTGAAACCCTTTCCTGAGTCACGAACAATAGGAATCAACTCAGAGAACATCAGAGTTAATAACTCTGCGCTCGCAAGTTGCACCtgttaaagaaagaaacagtgttaCCAAAGGTTCGCAGAAGCACGAAGCGAAAGTTGATATCATAATCACCTGTCGATTCCCTGAAATCTCTTCGTGAGTGAGCCTCATTTGTCCTAAGTTGGGATAGTAGCTTCTCGCAAAGTAAAGGCACACGCTAATCAAAACTTCTAAATACATGCTACTTCTATAAGCCGCGATGAACTCTGTATTCGCAATGTCCCCGTGGAAATTCCTCCCAAACACGCTCTTCCGGTGCCTAGCTAGTAAGTTCAGCAGCGTCGAATTCTTCGTGGCATTAGTCACGCCAGTGGTTGCGGCACAGCACAGGAACATTCTAGTGTTCGTTAAGAGTTCGTTGCGAAGAGTACGCAGGGCATAAAGAGTCCTTGTCGAGTCGTAGACCCCGCAGTAAAGTAGCATATGGGAATGCAGGTTGTGAACACCGACACCATAATTGCGACTAGCATTCGCGCTCTGGGACACATTGTCGTCGCTGTTCTTTGGCGTTTCGTCGACGTCGCACAGCTGCATCACACGATCGAGCACTTCGTTCAAGATTTCTTCCACGACACTGTTGCCACTGGAGTTGTTGAAGTATTCCTCCGCAGTGGTGCTGGCTTCCAGATCACCCTCGTCGTCATCCATGGTCCAGCTGGGTACCTCGATGCTAGCCTCGAAGCTTCCAACATCGTGGATATCATAGTTGGTCGTGAATTCATTCGTACTATGATATTTACCCTTAATGATAGTTCCCGCGACTTCTCTGGAACTGCCTGGCATTATAACAGTCTCCTTCTTCGGTTTAGCTTGTTTATTAGTCGTCTCCGGGCTGCTGGAATCGAAACTGTTAGTGATAGAGTCCAGCGAGGAGCCAACTTCGCCGTTTAGCTTCTTCATTCCGTTTTTATCCTTCGCTTTCAAGCTGGAGTTCGCAGACTCGAAGAGGCTCTCGTCCAAGCTGGCTGTCGAACCTTTATCGAAGTCTATCTTCTTAAACCTTGTCGCATTCTTCAACAGCTCTGTCGTCAGACTCGTTTTCTTCGTAGGAGGCATCAGCTCGTCTTCCGTCAACGAGTCGTTTGAATTCTCATTGCAGTTCAACGACAAAGGGTTGACGAACACTGAGATCTTTCGATTACCAGATATACTGGGCGGCACTTCCAGCTCTTTCATGAATTGATTCCTCTCGGTCACGTATTGGTTGCAATTGTCGCCAGCGGCTAGAGTCGTCACGGCGAATATTCTTTTCACTTTAACAGGATTTATggccttcttctttttcttgccTTTCCTCCACTTCTTGTCCTCGTCCACACTATCGCTGACATGATATATCACATTCCCGTCCACGGAGCTGATGGCGTAGATTTTTGCGGAACCTTCCGTGTCGTCTTGTACCTCGGACTTCTCTTCTACCGGATCATTCTTTGTCAGAACGGTGTTACTGTGCTGTATGCTGACGTGGAGGACACTCATGCGACAGGTGGATGGGTCCAGGAGTATCACCAGCAGTGGATCCACTATCCGCGGAATATCACCTCGCATTAGAGAATGGAGAAGCCACGATTGAGCGTGCAGCTTCAACGGAGAGTTATCCGCGAGCTGTAAGTTATCTAGTATCTTTAACAGAGACctgcaaaattgtatatattagcACAGAGTCTGATGAAACCTATTTGAGAGGCAAAACGATGCTCGGCTTACTGGTCGAATGACTTCATGCAGCCCCGTAACCTGGGATTTGTTTCG
The nucleotide sequence above comes from Andrena cerasifolii isolate SP2316 chromosome 2, iyAndCera1_principal, whole genome shotgun sequence. Encoded proteins:
- the LOC143366034 gene encoding protein DOP1 homolog isoform X1 translates to MGSIALEEYELMKDSKYRVYVSAVDKALKSFEYTSEWADLISALGKLNKVLLSHMKFPVIPRRIKISKRLAQCMHPALPSGVHLKALETYDIIFKCMGTNRLSHELFIYSAGLFPLLGHAAMNVRPSLLTVYETHFVPLGERLRPGLSGFLSGVLLGLEDGSDHFDRNFLFRTNSLLEKVCEGVGPDHFYACLWDCLASNSGIRLPAISFVLAHFNKKLPMEEQRYIMGTDTRIMVTALCAGVQDSSVLVQRSALDLLLVGFPVHNSQLTHENMVSLVTAALVTILRRDMSLNRRLFAWLLGTEVSTSILKRKTDTTVSDATEHAPTYFDLYSKEMLIEAIKSLLRAVCEESPQDLKPYRILVSLLEKADIGPVILDDILFEVFRTFYNACGQSNRVPKTNEVVKSANLLFSTLEPSYVWIHCGHLFEKACQTRSKTRREPEDDVVRSVGSGMPNFMEVCILTEFLLETVSLDAFIDTPSEHLPGLFYEIVSKLFYHIDLLSPMEISRSLRLCAKILSKVQPTVVSTHAEKAELETKFDAATSANASTVVNDNSLTAIPLEKSQSDSKLNKPDTSSSSFSEKSPSPRRRANSGGATKRSDKKSKKKSSKSTSKLNDSSSMQDNNSNISVVISQESKGIPRNKSMDDIKTGCMEANSISSPSKDQLTTLKQSSKNSPMGSTGSLGRGPSPAFQAQHTMLEKCLRQYETFYVKLISNRVLSKERTVQDMYDNLIIPCPRESFDERMRYLELLLNSRLNMEDSGFFSQDVSVTEEAKRLNILHLYVESVLQLEWEEAVRIASSLFVELSTFPKYFHPGDGLLVEEEPKENIVLPDWLKVLVVCSCWLGKQPALQLTSIATLLDLVALLKAHNDIDTHPKSGEGVTSVIMVPLLKQWHITYLMQYTNVFQVLAHSLWHHLGELPAHKYRLRCVELLHELHHALYSSCDAVEDVIGAALTAENTEKRIEAFNRFSTLWHLGREIETNPRLRGCMKSFDQSLLKILDNLQLADNSPLKLHAQSWLLHSLMRGDIPRIVDPLLVILLDPSTCRMSVLHVSIQHSNTVLTKNDPVEEKSEVQDDTEGSAKIYAISSVDGNVIYHVSDSVDEDKKWRKGKKKKKAINPVKVKRIFAVTTLAAGDNCNQYVTERNQFMKELEVPPSISGNRKISVFVNPLSLNCNENSNDSLTEDELMPPTKKTSLTTELLKNATRFKKIDFDKGSTASLDESLFESANSSLKAKDKNGMKKLNGEVGSSLDSITNSFDSSSPETTNKQAKPKKETVIMPGSSREVAGTIIKGKYHSTNEFTTNYDIHDVGSFEASIEVPSWTMDDDEGDLEASTTAEEYFNNSSGNSVVEEILNEVLDRVMQLCDVDETPKNSDDNVSQSANASRNYGVGVHNLHSHMLLYCGVYDSTRTLYALRTLRNELLTNTRMFLCCAATTGVTNATKNSTLLNLLARHRKSVFGRNFHGDIANTEFIAAYRSSMYLEVLISVCLYFARSYYPNLGQMRLTHEEISGNRQVQLASAELLTLMFSELIPIVRDSGKGFSCYIVDLLTKCKVQKVALHCLVSSVLNMKNAHKDNEEVFTFTEEIILFNDPITDNDVNKCKYRASDHTEAFQIQLLRLLLALIMLEHQCVNQKGEEICPPIVPTPSTPTRTPPNIIGSSLKYVPGAQIPQQPMFLASILSALQLDHMRHLHQHWTTLVTSSLPFMGSSLTGIVTSVIHQLCCNIEHLASYYINEETTSATKLQDISTVECCLPADYTVTHLEALTFLLHYCLLDTSQQIGFSFNQPLSGTIQTGIPGANPGQIFNNLIHVFMPSPLSPDLTTSKDKNAATELQQHARRTALSHLPRIIASLSTLWQAVLAAKDNEQASCVVGSPRIVKHQLLELLSPISFHHGVNFLAAIAVAWHERRQPSSNSKKVLPEACSNQQVMVHLVSAIRVMPIDTLVQTVHQVVKNPPPIHGVKQDFSLEVSVLELLYVYMQSNTSQSVIESWASLLGLLKDGLSLTAPAQFLLLAILNEYVQKCPPMQEKKDIRDLQDVSAKLVESCSQIAGACLEQTTWLRRNLAVREDAFEVAEGSSEGKEGKGGTVTPGTPPNAAFSVQAQAVLAEILAPLFDVSYGSQEKERVVTLLTNLMYNVTPYLKNHSTKNIASFTACSQLLSSLSGYQYTRKAWRKDVLDLLLDSAFFQMTPACLPYWRTIIDNLMTHDNTTFRDLMNRVSMSQSSSISIFSSKEQEYEQKAQLLKRLAYVILCSEMDQYHKYMPEIQERLADSLRLPQVIPSIQAQVFLCFRVLLLRMSPQHATSLWPVIVSELVQVFLYIEQELNADSEEFSRHGSSHIKLLSALDSSWAVNASNGLQAHGHPHWLQLQLAAAKLLDLALLLPAHRLPQFQMYRWAFVGDSAAGCMENNNLCSDFVPHITRIAKLMDSKYKQESSFAKATPGELLLTSNNIRSLQDLHYFFTTLSRRSSDTQAPLNITQLETVIEQDFLEKMPAAR